AGCGCAACGGACAGGGAATTTCCCGTACCTAAGATCAGAAGTCCTATGTATACAATGACAAAGGTAATGCTGACCAGCTTCATCTGAGCTTTTAAATACGAGCCAATCGCCTTGAATACATTTTCTTTGAGGAAAAGAAAAGCCATCTTGAGGGTCTTCGGCGTCTTGTCTTTGGCGATTCTCCGCCAGCTGCCGATCTCAATGCTCAGGAAGAAAGCAAGGATGATCGCAACCCCGAAATTCGCGATGAACGAGGAGAACGACCCCATAAACCCAATGACATAATGGAAGAACGATTCGGCAGCACCCTGGGCAAAAGTGGTGATGTCCTGGAAATAACCGTTCAGACGGTCTGTCAGATCGGGTGGCAGCGCGTCGAGCTTGGTTTGGAGGAAATTCAGGCTCTCTGAAAAATGTCTCTGGATCGTTTTGGTGTAACCTGGCAAATTATCCTGCAAGTTCATGAACTGCGATACGATTAGCGCTCCAGCTCCGAACAGGATGCCTAGGATGACCAGCAGGAAGAGCAGAACGGATATCGCGGCGGCAAATGGTTTTGGCAGTCCCCTGCGGTGCAAGAATTTGGAGAAAGGCTCGATAATCAGGAAAACGAGGAAAGATAAAAACACCGGAGCCGCAATTTGGTACAGCTTGCTGAATATGAACATGATCAGGTAAACCGTAAGCACGATTAAACCTATATCGAAGGCGGTTCTCCAATATTTTTTATACAAGGGAAGCATAGTGGGATATCGGCTCCTTTATACTATATTAATTGATATCATTGTACACGATTTATGAAAAAAAAGCCTATTTCTTTAAGTGCTATGCTAAAATAATAATAGTGGCTTCTTTAGAAAAAGAAATAAAAAGCGGGGAGTTAGCATGCAAACATTACTGCTATGGTTGTTTTACCTTTCATCTTTTTATGCATTTATTCCCGGCATCTTGACCCGGATATTTGGATTCCGAGTATTTCGCAGGGGAACAGGCTCGAACGACTTCGCCTTAACCTTTGATGATGGTCCTGATCCCGTCTATACACCAAGACTGCTGGATCTCTTGAAGCAGCATAATATGAAGGCGACGTTTTTCCTGGTGGGTTCTCATGCCGAGAAGCATCCAGAAGTTGTAAAACGCATTCATAGTGAAGGTCATCTGATCGGGATTCATAACTATGTTCACAAGAGCAATTGGTTCATGCGGCCGGTCACCGTCCGTAATCAGGTCAAGCGCACGGATGATATTATTTATTCCATCACCGGTGAGCGCTCGAGTTATTACAGACCGCCGTGGGGAATCGTGAATTTATTCGATTTTGCCAAGAATACCGGCTGCCGCATTATCCTATGGTCGTCGATGTTTAATGATTGGCGGAGCAAGATTGGCGCTGACAAGCTGACTCAGCGAATGCTTGCCAAGCTTAACGGTGGCGAGGTTATGCTCCTTCATGACTGCGGCACGACTGTGGGGGCGAACCCCGATGCACCGGAGCAAATGCTGATCGCATTGGAACGTGTTCTGAAAGTCGCAGAGCAGAAGGGAATGAGCAGCGTCCGAATCGACGACATGATAGCGAAGGAAAGCAAAGTGAAAGCGAAGAAGCTGTCTCCTCTCAAGCGTATGATCGTCTCGTTGTGGCTTCTCTGGGAAAAAGGATTTCATGCGGTGTTTGCGCTCGAAACGGTTACTCCGGCAGATCCGATGCTGCATTTCCGGAAGCGTGCTTTTACCGGTAAGACGGTCGTGATGGAAGATGGCAGCCGACTTGAAAAGGGAGACCGGGTGCTAGAACTTCATTTTGATAACAAAAAATTGTTTGAGATCGGCAGCCGCTCCCGTTCGGAAGTACAGCTCGCCATCAAAATGATTCGTGCCGTGCAAAAAGACCTGCCTTCTCTGGCTAATATGGTGCTGGAACGGCCTGAGTACAAGGATATCAAGGGTTTGTATGCTGTTACCATGATTTCACGGGGACCGGAGCAATTCGGATTTCATGTCATGGATTTACCGCGGGGACTGTTTGCAAGCTCGTCCAGACTGTATCTGAAACTGCTGCTTAGCGTCATTCATCCGAAAGGGCAGGCCCGTCTTAAAGAGGGCAGTCAGATCATGGAGCCGAGAATGCTCATGATGCCGGTGGATGTACTGATTGGCCGTTATGCTGAGAAGAAGAATCAGGCCCAGCCTCCATCCGAGGAGCAGCAGGAAATACAACAAGAACATGTGGGTGACATGGCCGTTGCCAGTGCATCGCAGGGTATGTAATTCATCGAACCGATTGTTTACTGTCATTATGTATGGATCATCTCTCAGATGGAATTTGGATATAAAAAAGGGGTTATCGCTGCAGGCTTACCAATGCCTGCGAGGGATAACCCCTTTCTTTGTTTGAATTAGATTTTCAATACGCCGCCTGAGCTGGCGTTCGTAACAAGCTTCGAGTAACGAGCGAGATAACCAGTCTTCACTTTCGGTTCGAAGTCAACCCATTTGCTGCGGCGTACAGCCATTTCCTCATCGGAAACGCCCAGCAATTGAATCGTCCGGTTATTCAGGTCAAGCTCGATGATATCTCCGTCTTCAACGAAAGCGATAGGTCCGCCTTCTGCCGCTTCCGGCGAGATATGTCCGATACTGATACCGCGGGATGCGCCGGAGAAGCGTCCGTCTGTGATCAGACCGACTTTGGCCCCAAGCCCCATACCTGCGATCTGTGAAGTCGGCGCCAGCATTTCTGGCATACCAGGTCCGCCCTTCGGCCCTTCATAACGAATGACAACCACATGGCCTTCTTTAACCTTGCCGTTGGCAATGCCGCTAAGCGCTTCATCTTGCGAGTTAAAGCAGATGGCAGGTCCTTTATGGTATCCTCCAACCGATGGATCAACGGCACCGACTTTGATGATCGAACCTTCAGGAGCCAGATTACCATACAGTACGGCGAGACCACCGCGCTCGGAATATGGGGAATCGATCGGATGGATAACGTTCTGATCCTGAATTTCGCAGCCCTCTACGTTCTCGGCTAGCGTCTTGCCTGTTACGGTGATGCGATCCCCGTGCAATGCGCCAGGCTTCTTAAGAAGCTCGTGCAGAACCGCGCTTACGCCGCCTGCCAAATGCACATCCTCGATAAAGTAATCCGAAGCTGGAGCCAGCTTGGAGATGTGAGGAACGCGGTCAGCAACTTCGTTGATTCGCTCCAGCGGGTAATCGAGACCGGCTTCTTGAGCGAGAGCCAATGTATGAAGCACCGTGTTGGTGGAGCCGCCCATGGCCATATCGAGTGCAAACGCGTTGTCGATGGCTTCTACGGTTACGATATCACGCGGCTTGAGGTCCATTTTTACGAGCTCCATCAATTGTTTGGCTGATTGTTTAACGAATTCTTTACGCTCTTCGGCAATGGCAAGAATGGTGCCGTTGCCTGGCAGAGCCAGACCCAGCGCTTCGGCGAGACAGTTCATGGAATTGGCGGTGAACATGCCGGAACAGGATCCGCAGGTTGGACAACCGAATTGTTCCAATTCGAGGAGCTCATCATCATTGATTTTGCCAACCTGGTGAGCGCCGACGCCTTCAAATACGGAGGTCAGTGACAATTTACGGCCTTTGCTGTCCACGCCGGCTTTCATCGGTCCGCCGCTGACAAACACCGTTGGGATGTTGACTCGCAGGGCACCCATCAGCATGCCTGGCGTGATTTTGTCACAGTTCGGAATACATACCATACCATCGAACCAGTGAGCGGATACGACAGTTTCCAGGGAGTCGGCTATGATCTCGCGGCTTGGCAGCGAGTAGCGCATGCCGATATGTCCCATGGCAATTCCGTCATCCACGCCGATGGTGTTAAATTCGAACGGAACGCCGCCGGCTTCACGGATCGCTTCCTTCACGATTTTACCGAATTCCTGAAGATGCACATGACCCGGAACGATGTCGATGTAAGAGTTACATACGGCGATGAACGGTTTGCCGAAATCTTCTTCCTTAACGCCTGCTGCACGCAGAAGGCTGCGGTGCGGCGCGCGGTCGAAGCCTTTTTTGATCATGTCTGAACGCATTTTTTTGGTTGTCATGATGTCGATTTCCCCCCAGATCTATTATAAAATTGTTACGCTTTAGCGCGGTCTTCCGGCAAAGCAGCCGGGTACCTGTAAACAGCGAATAGGTTTTAAATGAGTCTATCACAAAAAGGTAGGTTTTTCTACATGATATTAATTAGGAAGCGATGGAAAGAGGCCTGTTGTGATGGCATGCAAAGAGCCTGTTCCCATAGGGTGGGCACAGGCTCCTATTTGAGTGATGGTACTATTTCTTGCCGCCTTTGCGGCCAATTTCCTGATAGAATTCACGATTAT
Above is a window of Paenibacillus sp. FSL K6-1330 DNA encoding:
- a CDS encoding polysaccharide deacetylase family protein — encoded protein: MQTLLLWLFYLSSFYAFIPGILTRIFGFRVFRRGTGSNDFALTFDDGPDPVYTPRLLDLLKQHNMKATFFLVGSHAEKHPEVVKRIHSEGHLIGIHNYVHKSNWFMRPVTVRNQVKRTDDIIYSITGERSSYYRPPWGIVNLFDFAKNTGCRIILWSSMFNDWRSKIGADKLTQRMLAKLNGGEVMLLHDCGTTVGANPDAPEQMLIALERVLKVAEQKGMSSVRIDDMIAKESKVKAKKLSPLKRMIVSLWLLWEKGFHAVFALETVTPADPMLHFRKRAFTGKTVVMEDGSRLEKGDRVLELHFDNKKLFEIGSRSRSEVQLAIKMIRAVQKDLPSLANMVLERPEYKDIKGLYAVTMISRGPEQFGFHVMDLPRGLFASSSRLYLKLLLSVIHPKGQARLKEGSQIMEPRMLMMPVDVLIGRYAEKKNQAQPPSEEQQEIQQEHVGDMAVASASQGM
- the ilvD gene encoding dihydroxy-acid dehydratase; this encodes MTTKKMRSDMIKKGFDRAPHRSLLRAAGVKEEDFGKPFIAVCNSYIDIVPGHVHLQEFGKIVKEAIREAGGVPFEFNTIGVDDGIAMGHIGMRYSLPSREIIADSLETVVSAHWFDGMVCIPNCDKITPGMLMGALRVNIPTVFVSGGPMKAGVDSKGRKLSLTSVFEGVGAHQVGKINDDELLELEQFGCPTCGSCSGMFTANSMNCLAEALGLALPGNGTILAIAEERKEFVKQSAKQLMELVKMDLKPRDIVTVEAIDNAFALDMAMGGSTNTVLHTLALAQEAGLDYPLERINEVADRVPHISKLAPASDYFIEDVHLAGGVSAVLHELLKKPGALHGDRITVTGKTLAENVEGCEIQDQNVIHPIDSPYSERGGLAVLYGNLAPEGSIIKVGAVDPSVGGYHKGPAICFNSQDEALSGIANGKVKEGHVVVIRYEGPKGGPGMPEMLAPTSQIAGMGLGAKVGLITDGRFSGASRGISIGHISPEAAEGGPIAFVEDGDIIELDLNNRTIQLLGVSDEEMAVRRSKWVDFEPKVKTGYLARYSKLVTNASSGGVLKI
- a CDS encoding AI-2E family transporter, with protein sequence MLPLYKKYWRTAFDIGLIVLTVYLIMFIFSKLYQIAAPVFLSFLVFLIIEPFSKFLHRRGLPKPFAAAISVLLFLLVILGILFGAGALIVSQFMNLQDNLPGYTKTIQRHFSESLNFLQTKLDALPPDLTDRLNGYFQDITTFAQGAAESFFHYVIGFMGSFSSFIANFGVAIILAFFLSIEIGSWRRIAKDKTPKTLKMAFLFLKENVFKAIGSYLKAQMKLVSITFVIVYIGLLILGTGNSLSVALICAVFDVLPLLGVPVILIPWITYLFIVGNTGLAIGLIVLLAVVVISRQLLEPKITGNSIGVSSAFLMLSFMMISLSIFGVAGLILAPILLILIKELLTQGYLKQWIRLPSEEFEVSPWDMSRSYAEPEADSTEAKKSET